Proteins from one Stegostoma tigrinum isolate sSteTig4 chromosome 17, sSteTig4.hap1, whole genome shotgun sequence genomic window:
- the LOC125459565 gene encoding alpha-1,6-mannosyl-glycoprotein 4-beta-N-acetylglucosaminyltransferase-like isoform X1, with the protein MKYRFFSRCIRCRNLCWLTVFLTLFLILYNGMDVYKAEKAVSLRNIAWNEKNNSGELGKICKQQWQNSPAEITFSHPLNISYFYLAGTAPKSRKFLSIGISTVKRVRENYLMGTLQSIFERSSYEELEQMVVVIYLADFDVSWNLKTAEEIKAKFTSHISAGHLLVIQCSKHIYPRLVGLKRNYNDPQERVQFRSKQNVDYAFLVNFCSELSDYYLMLEDDVFCAKNFLSSMKKFINVSKGSSWTTLTFSKLGYIGKLYHSVDLPKLARFLLMFYDEMPCDWLLELFHRSKAQPNEMRFKPSLFQHMGTYSSFQGKHNKLKDDEFQEHMGSLPDNPPALVFTNIPVYEQYLPAKAYELGVGQFWGKSLKEGNYFLIVFEHPVKVSKICVLTGSPEHKGDILRSGILQVGRDKATVNDHQGCKTYSQLGTFDAGKFEMENVTNHFSEAMECVRVLVTEDQTDWLIISEVKIWIEKEK; encoded by the exons ATGAAGTATAGATTCTTCTCTCGGTGCATTCGATGCAGGAATTTGTGCTGGCTCACCGTATTCCTGACTCTATTCTTAATCCTCTATAATGGAATGGACGTTTACAAAGCCGAGAAAGCAGTCAGCCTCAGG AACATTGCTTGGAATGAAAAAAATAACAGTGGAGAACTGGGGAAAATCTGCAAACAACAATGGCAGAATTCACCAGCGGAGATCACGTTTTCCCACCCATTGAATATTTCTTACTTTTATTTAGCAGGGACTGCTCCTAAGAGTAGAA AATTCTTGTCAATAGGGATCTCAACGGTCAAACGAGTGAGAGAAAACTACTTGATGGGCACACTTCAGTCCATTTTTGAGAGGTCTAGCTATGAAGAGCTGgaacagatggtggtggtgatttATCTTGCTGATTTTGACGTGTCCTGGAATTTAAAGACTGCTGAAGAGATCAAAGCCAAGTTTACATCACATATCAGTGCAGGACATCTACTTGTCATTCAGTGTTCAAAGCACATTTATCCAAGACTAGTGGGTCTCAAGAGAAATTACAATGACCCTCAAGAGAGAGTTCAATTCAGGTCAAAGCAGAATGTGGATTATGCTTTCCTGGTCAATTTTTGTTCTGAACTGTCTGACTACTACTTAATGTTAGAGGATGATGTTTTTTGTGCTAAAAACTTCCTTTCCTCCATGAAGAAGTTTATCAACGTGAGTAAGGGCTCATCATGGACAACTCTAACCTTCTCAAAGTTGGGTTACATTGGGAAACTCTACCACAGTGTTGACCTTCCCAAACTGGCCAGGTTCCTGCTGATGTTCTACGATGAGATGCCTTGTGACTGGCTATTAGAACTCTTCCACAGGTCCAAGGCCCAACCCAATGAGATGAGATTCAAGCCATCCCTCTTCCAACACATGGGCACATACTCATCATTTCAAGGTAAGCACAACAAGCTGAAAGATGATGAGTTCCAGGAGCATATGGGTAGTTTGCCTGATAATCCCCCTGCATTGGTTTTCACTAATATCCCAGTTTATGAGCAGTATTTGCCTGCCAAAGCTTATGAATTAGGAGTTGGTCAATTCTGGGGTAAGTCCCTAAAGGAGGGAAACTACTTCCTGATTGTCTTTGAGCACCCAGTTAAGGTCAGTAAAATCTGTGTTTTGACTGGATCTCCTGAACACAAGGGGGATATTCTCCGCTCTGGGATCCTGCAGGTGGGAAGAGATAAGGCAACAGTAAATGATCATCAGGGCTGCAAAACATATAGTCAGCTTGGCACATTTGACGCAGGCAAGTTTGAAATGGAAAATGTTACAAACCATTTCTCTGAGGCAATGGAATGTGTACGTGTGCTGGTGACAGAGGATCAGACAGACTGGCTTATCATTTCTGAGGTGAAAATTTGGATTGAAAAGGAGAAATAA
- the LOC125459565 gene encoding alpha-1,3-mannosyl-glycoprotein 4-beta-N-acetylglucosaminyltransferase C-like isoform X2: protein MRRSRAPTRSCRAVCHIPSPTLRCLQSHNPATLHQLKNIAWNEKNNSGELGKICKQQWQNSPAEITFSHPLNISYFYLAGTAPKSRKFLSIGISTVKRVRENYLMGTLQSIFERSSYEELEQMVVVIYLADFDVSWNLKTAEEIKAKFTSHISAGHLLVIQCSKHIYPRLVGLKRNYNDPQERVQFRSKQNVDYAFLVNFCSELSDYYLMLEDDVFCAKNFLSSMKKFINVSKGSSWTTLTFSKLGYIGKLYHSVDLPKLARFLLMFYDEMPCDWLLELFHRSKAQPNEMRFKPSLFQHMGTYSSFQGKHNKLKDDEFQEHMGSLPDNPPALVFTNIPVYEQYLPAKAYELGVGQFWGKSLKEGNYFLIVFEHPVKVSKICVLTGSPEHKGDILRSGILQVGRDKATVNDHQGCKTYSQLGTFDAGKFEMENVTNHFSEAMECVRVLVTEDQTDWLIISEVKIWIEKEK, encoded by the exons AACATTGCTTGGAATGAAAAAAATAACAGTGGAGAACTGGGGAAAATCTGCAAACAACAATGGCAGAATTCACCAGCGGAGATCACGTTTTCCCACCCATTGAATATTTCTTACTTTTATTTAGCAGGGACTGCTCCTAAGAGTAGAA AATTCTTGTCAATAGGGATCTCAACGGTCAAACGAGTGAGAGAAAACTACTTGATGGGCACACTTCAGTCCATTTTTGAGAGGTCTAGCTATGAAGAGCTGgaacagatggtggtggtgatttATCTTGCTGATTTTGACGTGTCCTGGAATTTAAAGACTGCTGAAGAGATCAAAGCCAAGTTTACATCACATATCAGTGCAGGACATCTACTTGTCATTCAGTGTTCAAAGCACATTTATCCAAGACTAGTGGGTCTCAAGAGAAATTACAATGACCCTCAAGAGAGAGTTCAATTCAGGTCAAAGCAGAATGTGGATTATGCTTTCCTGGTCAATTTTTGTTCTGAACTGTCTGACTACTACTTAATGTTAGAGGATGATGTTTTTTGTGCTAAAAACTTCCTTTCCTCCATGAAGAAGTTTATCAACGTGAGTAAGGGCTCATCATGGACAACTCTAACCTTCTCAAAGTTGGGTTACATTGGGAAACTCTACCACAGTGTTGACCTTCCCAAACTGGCCAGGTTCCTGCTGATGTTCTACGATGAGATGCCTTGTGACTGGCTATTAGAACTCTTCCACAGGTCCAAGGCCCAACCCAATGAGATGAGATTCAAGCCATCCCTCTTCCAACACATGGGCACATACTCATCATTTCAAGGTAAGCACAACAAGCTGAAAGATGATGAGTTCCAGGAGCATATGGGTAGTTTGCCTGATAATCCCCCTGCATTGGTTTTCACTAATATCCCAGTTTATGAGCAGTATTTGCCTGCCAAAGCTTATGAATTAGGAGTTGGTCAATTCTGGGGTAAGTCCCTAAAGGAGGGAAACTACTTCCTGATTGTCTTTGAGCACCCAGTTAAGGTCAGTAAAATCTGTGTTTTGACTGGATCTCCTGAACACAAGGGGGATATTCTCCGCTCTGGGATCCTGCAGGTGGGAAGAGATAAGGCAACAGTAAATGATCATCAGGGCTGCAAAACATATAGTCAGCTTGGCACATTTGACGCAGGCAAGTTTGAAATGGAAAATGTTACAAACCATTTCTCTGAGGCAATGGAATGTGTACGTGTGCTGGTGACAGAGGATCAGACAGACTGGCTTATCATTTCTGAGGTGAAAATTTGGATTGAAAAGGAGAAATAA
- the LOC125459566 gene encoding ras association domain-containing protein 10-like, whose translation MEGQEECKLSVWLCQEEKLVSGLTRRTTCADVVAALLEESRRSGSPALSGEPSSYCLVEKWRGFERTLPDKTRILRLWNAWGDERERVTFVLLKSQAAAAGGGAGGPRSAEAKVVLSQGGASLRGPARLTLALPHDKQRRVVRKAFRKLAKLNRAKRKRGAPPGSGADTMETLVHLVLSQDHTLRQQVHRIRELDREIERYEGKIHQDRMRRHGVNYVQDTYLMDPPEEEQEQEQEVTPSCPEFPRLQRELSRRHEQLQRLHLELEQELRSRREEPESQPSSGDDPLLEQERLRTQLSASFYIGLRLDTDLQLCRKQLAASQRLCEQKHSELHGLLEQLNSLRLDGELQQEEEEEEERTCLQASDPQDTPALDSSNVWLDPGGVSTSCQAPDEDSDTGLSSMNSQDSDSIPVSESLV comes from the coding sequence ATGGAGGGTCAGGAAGAGTGCAAACTGAGCGTTTGGCTGTGCCAGGAAGAGAAGCTGGTCTCGGGGCTTACCAGGCGGACCACTTGCGCCGATGTGGTCGCCGCTTTGCTGGAGGAGAGCCGGCGGAGCGGGAGCCCGGCTCTGTCCGGGGAGCCGTCCTCCTACTGCCTGGTGGAGAAGTGGAGGGGCTTCGAGCGGACCCTGCCGGACAAGACCAGGATCCTCAGGCTGTGGAACGCCTGGGGAGACGAGAGGGAGAGGGTCACCTTCGTGCTGCTGAAGAGCCAGGCGGCGGCGGCCGGAGGAGGAGCAGGGGGTCCCCGCAGCGCCGAGGCCAAGGTGGTCCTGAGCCAAGGGGGAGCGTCCCTGCGGGGCCCGGCTCGCCTTACCCTGGCACTGCCCCACGACAAGCAGAGGCGGGTGGTCCGCAAAGCGTTCCGCAAGCTGGCCAAGCTCAACCGGGCCAAGAGGAAACGGGGAGCACCCCCCGGGTCCGGGGCCGACACCATGGAGACCCTGGTCCACCTGGTCCTCTCTCAGGATCACACCCTCCGCCAGCAGGTCCACAGGATCCGGGAGCTGGACAGGGAGATCGAGCGCTACGAGGGTAAGATCCACCAGGACAGGATGAGGAGGCACGGGGTCAACTATGTGCAGGACACCTACCTGATGGACCCCCcggaggaggagcaggagcaggagcaggaggtCACCCCGAGCTGCCCGGAGTTCCCCCGCCTCCAGCGGGAGCTGTCCCGGCGCCACGAGCAGCTGCAGCGCCTCCACCTGGAGCTAGAGCAGGAGCTGAGGAGCCGCCGGGAAGAGCCCGAGTCCCAACCCAGCTCCGGGGATGACCCCCTCCTGGAGCAAGAGAGGCTCCGCACCCAGCTCAGCGCCAGCTTCTACATCGGCCTGAGGCTGGACACCGACCTGCAACTGTGCAGGAAGCAGCTGGCCGCTAGCCAGAGGCTGTGCGAGCAGAAGCACAGCGAGCTGCACGGCCTGCTGGAGCAGCTCAACTCGCTGAGACTGGACGGGGAGCtgcagcaggaggaggaggaggaggaggagaggacaTGCCTCCAAGCCAGTGACCCTCAGGACACCCCCGCCCTGGACAGCAGCAACGTCTGGCTTGACCCCGGAGGTGTGTCCACAAGCTGCCAGGCCCCTGATGAAGACTCGGACACTGGCCTGAGCTCCATGAACAGTCAGGATTCTGACAGCATCCCAGTCTCCGAGTCTCTGGTATAG